Proteins from a genomic interval of Sphingopyxis sp. QXT-31:
- a CDS encoding tyrosine-type recombinase/integrase, whose protein sequence is MALTDVAIRNTKPGSKPVKLADGGGLHLLVTPAGGKLWRLKYRLNGREKQLAIGAYPEISLSEARKRREAARTLIANGKDPSQEKRREKVRSRVAAENSFNVISEEYCAKRRRDGDKRWAPATATRSEYLLSLLKASIGPMAISEIEPADVLDAVRRIERKGNLESARRTLQLASMVFRYAVATARLRSDPTRDLRGALTAPKVTHYGAILNAERVGELLRAIGGYEGMGVAKLAMQIAPHVFVRPGELRHALWEEVDLDSDVWTIPAEKTKMRKPHHVPLSRQVVALFREVPPLSGPVGYVFPSIRTRARPMSENTINAGLRRLGYSSDEMTAHGFRAMASTLLNESGKWSPDAIERALAHGDADKVRAAYHRGAHWQERVEMAQWWSDYLDELRRGDETAFIGARQ, encoded by the coding sequence ATGGCACTTACTGACGTGGCAATCAGGAATACGAAGCCGGGCAGCAAGCCGGTCAAACTCGCTGACGGAGGCGGTTTGCATCTTCTTGTAACGCCGGCGGGCGGTAAGCTCTGGCGACTCAAATATCGGCTCAACGGGCGCGAGAAGCAGCTCGCGATCGGGGCCTACCCGGAAATCAGCTTGAGCGAGGCGCGCAAGCGGCGCGAGGCCGCCCGTACGCTCATTGCGAATGGCAAGGACCCCTCGCAGGAAAAGCGCCGCGAGAAGGTGCGCTCGCGCGTGGCGGCCGAAAACTCGTTCAACGTCATATCGGAGGAATATTGCGCCAAGCGCAGGCGCGACGGCGACAAGCGGTGGGCGCCGGCAACGGCGACGCGGAGCGAGTATCTGCTCAGCCTGCTCAAGGCGTCGATCGGACCGATGGCGATCTCGGAGATCGAGCCGGCCGACGTTCTCGATGCCGTCAGGCGGATCGAGCGGAAAGGAAATCTCGAGAGCGCGCGGCGGACGCTGCAGCTGGCGAGTATGGTCTTTCGTTACGCGGTCGCAACGGCACGCCTTCGCTCCGATCCGACGCGCGATCTCAGGGGCGCGCTCACCGCTCCGAAGGTGACGCACTATGGCGCGATTCTGAATGCCGAACGGGTCGGGGAGTTGCTCCGTGCCATCGGCGGATACGAGGGCATGGGCGTTGCGAAGCTGGCAATGCAGATTGCGCCCCATGTCTTCGTCCGACCCGGCGAACTGCGTCATGCGCTGTGGGAGGAAGTCGACTTGGACTCGGACGTCTGGACGATACCTGCCGAGAAGACCAAGATGCGCAAGCCTCATCATGTCCCGCTTTCCCGACAGGTCGTCGCGTTGTTCCGAGAGGTCCCTCCCTTGTCCGGCCCTGTGGGATATGTATTCCCGTCAATCCGCACGCGCGCTCGCCCGATGAGCGAGAATACCATCAACGCCGGTTTGCGGCGCCTCGGCTATTCCAGCGACGAGATGACCGCGCACGGGTTCCGGGCGATGGCATCGACGCTTCTCAACGAAAGCGGAAAATGGTCCCCGGATGCGATCGAGCGCGCTCTCGCACATGGCGATGCCGACAAGGTCCGCGCGGCCTATCACCGCGGCGCGCATTGGCAGGAGAGGGTCGAGATGGCGCAATGGTGGAGCGACTATCTGGACGAGTTGCGGCGCGGTGACGAAACCGCCTTTATTGGGGCACGCCAATGA
- a CDS encoding helix-turn-helix transcriptional regulator, whose protein sequence is MSSISRQPDKIGYSIKEAIAATGLGRSTLYRYIGEGTLRVVRIGGRTIIPADALHALIAGADA, encoded by the coding sequence ATGTCGTCCATAAGCCGCCAGCCCGACAAGATCGGGTACAGCATCAAGGAAGCGATCGCGGCCACCGGCCTCGGCCGCAGCACCCTGTATCGATATATCGGCGAGGGGACGCTCCGCGTGGTTCGCATCGGCGGCCGCACGATCATTCCTGCCGATGCCCTGCACGCGTTGATTGCGGGGGCAGACGCGTGA
- a CDS encoding DUF2958 domain-containing protein has protein sequence MQTLIPDTLRALLLANGAMTRAGRDHDPFPLVKLFTPDGAATWLLTELDPDDPDIAFGLCDLGLGFPELGTVSLDELAALRGPLGLRVERDAGFRADRVLGAYADAAIAAGAIVT, from the coding sequence ATGCAGACCCTCATTCCCGACACGCTTCGCGCATTGCTTTTGGCCAATGGTGCAATGACCCGGGCGGGCCGCGATCATGACCCTTTTCCGCTGGTCAAACTCTTCACGCCCGATGGCGCCGCGACATGGCTGCTCACCGAACTCGATCCCGACGACCCGGACATCGCTTTCGGACTGTGCGATCTGGGGCTCGGGTTTCCCGAACTCGGCACCGTGTCGCTCGACGAGTTGGCGGCCCTGCGCGGCCCGCTGGGACTACGCGTTGAGCGCGACGCAGGCTTTCGGGCGGACCGCGTGCTCGGAGCCTATGCCGATGCCGCGATCGCGGCGGGGGCGATCGTGACCTGA
- a CDS encoding MBL fold metallo-hydrolase, which yields MADAVTADGSVDTTEADAAQGVYHFLDVGGTKYGECTLVVFGKLRILIDGSHREDFRGQRGYSSIPAQLEKILGAPAPHAIDLVVVTHCHADHVGCLPELVANDVIKPAFALLTDPKAGFGREAGTDAPSMDAMSSADRLAALLREEDASDLDDGELAAFIDAVATVEARYNQFVEDLEQKGVKIVFHRGGALDDEIAERLKPTGIRLLGPSPSQILRCAEQIATTNDEADGLAARLRSSDTMGIIDLYRSIVGSPADPVGRNPRGNGMNCQSICLAFGPPGARALLAGDMQFTDPGVRQIEEEMEALRRAVVDAGPYVLFKTTHHTSHNGQDDLFLDDIGNPRFLVHSGGLHDEKHPYPGLLTRLKRREGIVFARTDRNGHIEVRPKTASNPVRVSRGALNDFSPNLERDVPARENEPAPWAARKAAPSPSQPVAAIAEGQGPQIIIVNLPPGPIDMSVAGVDIVVRPAGASASAPFAYQPVGTHGVGGASRPLADGQMVAPGRSITGLLFVTDPVRLAANIGRGEADRVLAEVEQRGGMLVLGTGDRLIDLARAQLRKAPQAQGVVLLGGYDVVPSVRRDVLSNDLRRKLGGQAIEDADNFWVWSDSSYADVDGDAIAEFPVSRVPDARDAGLFLNALAASPLRRLEKFGIRNLARPFAAEIWSEVIGTREIEVCETFGPERLEAGMLQSACHYYMLHGADDDGSLFTGEDANGTGYPEAFLAASVPPRFDGIVFSGCCWGALIVDEKAYGAVTFPAPRLAERSIALSYLKAGALAFVGCTGAHYSGPSIDPDRNYAMRLHQAFWSHLKADNISPALALFRARGDFAQTIVGSGHDLDPLGTARRLKNLEQFTCLGLGW from the coding sequence ATGGCTGATGCGGTGACCGCTGACGGCTCCGTCGATACGACCGAAGCAGACGCTGCGCAGGGCGTCTACCATTTCCTTGATGTCGGCGGGACCAAATATGGCGAATGCACCCTCGTCGTTTTTGGCAAGCTTCGCATTCTGATAGACGGTAGCCACCGGGAGGATTTCCGGGGGCAGCGCGGCTATTCGTCGATCCCGGCGCAACTGGAGAAAATCCTGGGAGCGCCGGCGCCGCATGCCATCGATCTCGTCGTCGTCACCCATTGCCATGCCGATCATGTCGGCTGCCTTCCCGAACTGGTCGCCAACGACGTGATCAAGCCCGCGTTCGCCCTTCTGACGGATCCGAAGGCAGGATTTGGACGCGAGGCCGGGACGGACGCGCCGAGCATGGACGCCATGAGTTCGGCCGACCGGCTCGCGGCCTTGCTGCGCGAGGAAGACGCCAGCGATCTGGACGATGGGGAACTGGCGGCGTTCATCGACGCGGTGGCGACTGTGGAGGCTCGCTACAACCAGTTCGTCGAGGATCTCGAACAGAAGGGCGTAAAGATCGTCTTCCATCGAGGCGGGGCATTGGACGATGAGATTGCCGAGCGGCTGAAACCCACTGGCATTAGATTGCTGGGCCCGTCGCCAAGCCAGATTTTACGCTGCGCCGAGCAGATCGCGACCACGAACGACGAGGCGGACGGTCTTGCCGCTCGGCTGCGCAGCAGCGACACGATGGGCATCATCGATCTCTATCGTTCGATCGTCGGCAGCCCGGCCGACCCGGTCGGTCGCAATCCGCGCGGCAACGGCATGAACTGCCAGAGCATCTGTCTGGCGTTCGGTCCGCCCGGCGCCCGGGCCTTGCTCGCCGGCGATATGCAGTTCACCGACCCTGGCGTTCGCCAGATCGAGGAGGAGATGGAGGCGCTTCGGCGGGCGGTTGTGGACGCCGGACCCTATGTCCTGTTCAAAACGACCCATCACACCAGTCATAACGGTCAGGATGATCTGTTTCTGGACGATATCGGCAACCCTCGATTCCTGGTCCATTCGGGAGGGCTGCATGACGAAAAGCATCCTTATCCGGGCCTGTTGACCCGGCTTAAGCGCCGCGAGGGGATCGTCTTCGCGCGAACCGATCGAAACGGCCATATCGAGGTCCGTCCGAAAACGGCGTCCAACCCGGTTCGCGTGTCGCGCGGTGCCCTGAACGACTTTTCGCCGAATCTGGAAAGGGATGTACCCGCCCGCGAGAACGAGCCCGCGCCATGGGCTGCGAGGAAAGCCGCTCCGTCGCCGTCGCAACCTGTTGCGGCAATAGCGGAAGGTCAAGGCCCCCAGATCATCATCGTAAACCTGCCTCCAGGTCCGATCGACATGAGCGTGGCGGGTGTCGACATTGTCGTTCGCCCCGCCGGGGCATCGGCGAGCGCGCCATTCGCATATCAGCCTGTCGGTACCCATGGTGTCGGAGGAGCGTCGCGACCGCTCGCCGATGGGCAGATGGTCGCTCCGGGGCGCTCGATCACAGGACTTCTGTTCGTGACGGATCCCGTTCGTCTCGCCGCGAATATCGGACGCGGCGAAGCCGATCGCGTGCTCGCCGAGGTGGAGCAGCGTGGCGGCATGCTCGTCTTGGGGACAGGAGATCGTCTAATCGACCTCGCGCGGGCTCAATTGCGAAAAGCCCCGCAGGCCCAAGGCGTGGTTTTGTTGGGAGGATATGATGTCGTGCCGTCGGTGCGGCGCGATGTGCTTTCCAACGACCTTCGGCGGAAGCTTGGCGGGCAGGCGATCGAGGATGCGGATAACTTTTGGGTGTGGAGCGACAGCAGCTACGCCGATGTCGATGGAGATGCGATCGCCGAGTTTCCGGTTTCTCGAGTACCCGACGCACGCGACGCCGGCCTTTTTCTCAATGCGCTGGCCGCTTCTCCGCTCCGACGGCTGGAGAAGTTCGGAATACGAAATCTGGCGCGGCCATTTGCAGCCGAAATATGGAGCGAGGTGATCGGTACGCGCGAAATCGAGGTGTGCGAGACATTCGGTCCCGAGAGGCTCGAGGCCGGCATGCTGCAGTCCGCGTGCCATTATTATATGCTGCACGGCGCAGACGACGATGGAAGCTTGTTCACGGGCGAGGATGCCAATGGAACGGGGTATCCGGAGGCATTCCTCGCGGCCAGCGTGCCGCCGCGCTTCGACGGAATCGTGTTTTCGGGATGCTGCTGGGGCGCGTTGATCGTTGACGAAAAAGCCTATGGCGCGGTCACATTCCCGGCACCGCGCCTGGCTGAACGGTCCATCGCACTCTCTTATCTGAAGGCGGGTGCGCTTGCGTTCGTCGGGTGTACCGGCGCGCATTATTCCGGACCCTCGATCGATCCCGATCGCAACTATGCCATGCGGCTCCATCAGGCCTTTTGGAGCCACCTGAAGGCCGATAACATTTCACCCGCGCTGGCACTTTTCAGGGCAAGGGGGGATTTCGCTCAGACCATCGTCGGATCGGGACACGACCTCGATCCCCTGGGTACGGCCCGGCGCCTCAAGAATCTCGAGCAATTCACCTGCTTGGGATTGGGCTGGTAA